The Scleropages formosus chromosome 21, fSclFor1.1, whole genome shotgun sequence DNA segment GAGGGTTACAGGCATGTAAAGGAATTAACTGACATAAGAATTAATCTAAAAGGCAAATATGTATGAAATGATGAATAATGAATTAGTTTACAACAATGATCCCCTATTCACCTTTTTGTAAGtactatatataaaacacacacacacacattttctgataAAACAGCTTGCTGAAATTTTCTTATCtttcaactgatttttttttaatcagtgtcttttccccttaagtgtcaTCGTCTGAGAGGACAGTGCAACCTACCCAGCCTCTGCCTCCACCTATCTACCTGTGGCAACCTCATGACCCACCTAGAGTACAAGGCTAAAGCACAAAGGCTGCTAGTAACGGTGGTAGAGGCACAGGGCATGGCCTCCAAGGAACATGAAGATATTGAGGCCTGGCTGGTACGTGTGGTCCTGCTCCCCAGCCGGCGGAGGCGTCATAAGACCAGCATGCAACAGGGATCAGTGCTTTGCTTCCGTGAGACCTTCCGCTTTTCACGCCTTGATCCCTCTGAGCTGGGCCGCTCCACCTTGCGCTTCCGCCTCTATGCAGTGAACCACGCAGCCCAGGAGTCCCTAGTAAGTCAGGGGCTGCTTCACCTTGATGGCCTCAGTCTGCAAGGGAAGATGGAGGCAGTTGTTGTGCTGGAGCCGTCAAGCAACATAAAGGTCAGAAGTCATCTTTTAACTGCCACAGTTTTCAATAAGCACTGATTTAACAATGATAATTAAGCACTTCTGAAAACAAACTGCTCTGAACATATAATACCACAATTTACCGATTGGAATTTTCTTTTCTAAAGGGTGAGGACTATCTATCTAAAATTCAAAAATTGCTAATGTATCAATCACAAACAGAGAGACATGCAAGCATATGGGGTGGGATCAATAGTACACGGGTATAAATGAAACAGGTACATAGTGATTTTTCCCTCCATAATGCTCCACCCCAGCTGAAGCCATGTACCTCAGGGACCAACATCATCTCATCCAACCAGTTCCTATCCCATGGTATGGGTCCCAAGCTGCTCCTGGGCCTGGCATACAATGCCATCACTGGCCGACTCTCTGTGGAGCTCATCAAGGGATGCCACTTTTGCAGCCCTGGTATCAACAGACCTCCTGGTAAGCTGGCAGCATGCGTGCATGAGTGTATCTTTAGATATGTAGACATTAATGAACGCTCAGAAATTCATACATGCACAGGTAAACACTTCAATACTTGAATTTACATCTGGTACCAATACAGACATTTATGCAgtcactcagtcacacacaaacacacaccatggCAGCAGGTAATCAGGAgactcataataataataataataataataataataataataataatacattttcatgcatgCACTTTAGGTAGATGCATATCCACAGACACATAAGAACATACAAATTTATTCACAGTTTGAATGTGTACAAGTAATTATACGTAGAGTGTAAACGCATacaattttataaaaacattttccataacTTTTGTCCCATTGCCCTCCATTTCTTGATGCTAGATACCTACGGAAAACTAACGCTGCTGGACTCCGTGGGTCAGGAGATCTCCCGCTGCAAGTCTTCCATGCGCCGTGGGCAGCCACACCCAGTCTACAAGGAAACATTTGTCTTCCAGGTTGCACTCTTTCAGTTGTCTGACGTCACACTGTTGGTGTCAATCTACAACCGTCGAAGCATGAAGCGCAAGGAGCTGCTAGGCTGGGTGTCACTTGGCCAGAACAGCAGTGGCCATGAGGAGCAGCTGCACTGGCAAGGCATGAAGGAGTCCCAAGGGCAGCAGGTCTGCCGCTGGTATGTCCTGCAAGAGTCCTAGAGCACCCCTTATGGCTCCATCAAGACAAAGCCCCTATTATAGCAACACCTTTGCCATATGTCCAGTGCAACATTCACATACCCCAACAATGGCTCCTTTCCTGTAAAATCCTGCCTCTGAGTGGCCACGCCCCCAGTCATCACCAAATCACATTTCTTGTTAATCTGAACCCAGTAAAGAGACACCACTGCCCAATTTCACTAGGGGAATATGCAACTTTCTCAACATTATTTTAGGCATCCTTAAAGATTGTGGCAATGCTTTCCTGGTTTTGTTATTCTTGTTTTAAACAGTTCCTTATCTAATACAAATATGTGCTTTGAATAAAGCAGATTCATGTGGATCCATTTTGCATTCAAATTGAACTGGCTCCTCCAAGGGAAGCTGAGATTGTTTATAGTCATTCTGGCCTTTGACACTTTTGTCTTCCCTTGTTTTGAATttgtcctgtccatggtgtatctgcttcagccttgtgcccagtcaTTGTGGGATAGGCTtcggaccaccatgaccctaatcaggacaagcggttactaaGAATAGATGAATGGaaggatggatagatagatgaaTGAATGGTCTTGGGTGGCTGAGGATGAGAAATACTGAAAGCTGATAAAACCTGTGGCCATTGCTTTCTTGCATATATTCACCTTCATATAAAAGGGGTAAAATCTTAAATTTACATATAATGTATTTACACAATTTAGATGTACTCAGAACTTTAGGGTGTCACTAAACTACATTGTGGTACTGCACAAATTGACAGATGAGGCTGAAGATACAACAAAGTATAGCTGCTATAGTTTGGGGAATAATTACCATGTGTATGGCAGACTGGAACATAATGAATGGCCGTGTTGTATATGGGACacatattaaatataatgtgCAATGGAATGTGATAAATACACAATTGGAAAAGGCACAAAATATTGATTGTTCTGTAGTGCTCATGTTTAACCAACTTTCACAGGAGTACTAGTGGTCCGAGCTTCATTTAGCATGTGTAAGAGCAGAaaattcatgtttatttatctTTGATGCAAGGATGGCTGAATGATACCTTGTAAGAAATCTCCTTTCTGTTGCAATTCCAGTAGaagttcagttatttaaatttacatttattcatttagcagacgcttttgtccaaagagactgtcagtggtgtgaaaaagtatttgcccccttcctgattctttttttttattattttttgcatatttgtcacagttaaatgattaagatcatcaaacaaattttaatattacacaaaagtacacacacttcctgaaccgcttgtcccatacggggtcacggggaaccagagcctaacccggcaacagaaggcgtaaggctgaggggggaggggacacacccaggacgggacgccagtctgtcgcaaggcaccccaagcgggacttgaaccccagacccaccggaaagcaggactgtggtccaacccactgcgccaccacacccccctacacaAAAGTAATCTgcgtaaatacaaaatgcagtttttaaatgatgatttcatttattaagagaaaaaagctgtccaaccctacctggccctatgtgaaaaagtaattgccccccccccccccccttgttaaatcatgaatgaactgtgattaaccacattttttggaaagctgagttaaatttcacttgccacacccaggcctgattactgccagacctgttgaatcaagaaatcacttaaacagaacctgtctgacaaagtgaagcacatctcaaaaaacacatcatgctgcgatcttaagaaattcaagaacagatgagaaacaaattaattgacatgtatcagtctggaaagggttacaaagccatttctaaggctttgggactccagtgaaccacagtgagagccattatccacaaaaagagaaaacttggaacggtggtgaaccttcccaggagcgGCCGACCTACCAAAATTCCTCCAAGAGTGCagcgacgactcatccaggaacTCATAAAAGAACctagaacaacatctaaagaactgcaggcctcacttgcctcagttaaggtcagtgttcatgattcaacaataagaaaaagactgggcaaaaatggcatccatgggacaGTTCCAAGgagaaagccactgctgaccaaaaagaacacaaaggctcatctCACATTCGCCAAAAAAAcctcttgattatccccaagacttttgggcaaatattctgtggactgatgagacaaaagttgaactttttggaaggtgtgcgtcccgttacatctggcataaaactaacacagcatttcataaaaagaacattataccaacagtcaaacatggtggtggtagtgtgatggtctggggctgctttgcagcttcacgacctggacgacttgccataattgatggaaccatgaattctgcgctctaccagaaaatcctgaaggagaatgtccagccatcagtttgtgacctcaagctcaagcgcacttgggcaggacaatgatccgaaacacaacagcaagtccacctctgaatggctcaaaaaaaactaaattaatgttttggagtggcctagtcaaattccggacttaaatccgattgagatgctgtggcatgaccttaaacaggccgttcatgctcaaAACCCTTCagtgtggctgaattaaaacaattctgcaaagaagactgggccaaaattcctccacagcgatgtgaaagactcattgccagttatcgcaaacgcttgattgcagttgttacCGCTAAGGGtagcacaaccagttattaggtttagggggcaattactttttcacatagggtcaggtaggtttggacagcttttttcccttaataaatgaaatcatcatttaaaaactgcattttgtatttactcgggttatctttgtgtaatattaaaattagtttgatgatctcaatcatttaactgtgacaaatatgcaaaacaatttaaaaaaaaaaaaaatcaggaagggggcaaatactttttcacagcactgtacatctcagcaaacgtacaatttatgcattacattaagagaaggagacatagctgcagacatgaaagtctcaagcaaacctagtttgttacctaccacttgctgcaccgaggttcattgcaTCGTACGAGtgggtgcataagacacaggatagacaaatcccaataccctctcaccattttttttttttaatattataagatacataaatgagcaagtacaatgccagagtagtggctgaataatggttgtatctggggatgcttatggagttacgacacatgaacagttacaccataaatgagctggagagatcttgggtgaagtggatctagaaaaggtgagttttcagacccttcttgaaaatagacggaatttccacagttctgagtgtcaggggaaggtcattccaccacaacggatccagaactgagaacctccgaacttgacctttcgtgcgcgggaccaccaagcgagcagaagtggacaagcgaaggggcctggctggggtgtagcagttgattaagtcttgtaaatagctgaaaaCAGTTCTGaggatgcatttgtacacagtaaccagggttttgaatttgatatgggcagttataggaagccagtgcagagaaatgagtagaggagatacatggaagcGCTTTGGGAAATCAAAcgcaacttgtgcagcagcattctgtagaagctgcagaagtttgatggcattagcacgacagccacacaggagagagttgcagtagtcaagacgggaagtcaccatggcttggacaagtagttgggcggagtcagtagtgaggtagggacggatcctacgaatattatgcaggatgtatctgcaggaccgggttgtggctttgacatgttgagagaatgacagactcgcatcaatcgttactcccagactcttagcaaagaagttaggtgaaatgagtgagttgtccagtttgattgacaggaggacaggccagctgggaggtaaagaatctctgttttagagcggttgagttggaggtggtgatcatacatccatgaagagatgtccgacaggcaggcagcaatgcgtacggagatgtctgacgcaccaggtggaaaggagaggaagagctgggtatcatcagcatagcagtggtatttgaatccatgggaggctatgaccagaccgagggaggaggtgtagatcgagaaaagaagaggacccaataccgaagCCTGTggaacactggttgagagaggcagaggagaagaacgagagctccaccagaccacttgataggatctgtcagagaggtaagactcaaaccatcttagtgctgcacctttgatcccaagctggttaagagaggagagtagaatccgatgattgacagtgtcgaccgctgcagacagatcgaggaggatgaggaccgagaggagggaggcagctctagcagcttggagagcgtcagatacgtCTCAGTGGAgggaccaactttgaaaccagactgataaccatcgaggagatggttctgggtgaggaagtaagacagttgatcacaggctgcccactctagggttttagacaggaaggagaggagagagaccagtctgtaattttcaaccagattggggtccagggaggggtttttttaacagaggtgaaattagaacagttttgaaggcagctgggaaacagccagaagagagtgaggagttgatgattgtagagatgaaggaggagagttgcggggaaatgttctgaaggagtgatgatgggatcggatcaagcgagcaggtggtgactctgcgcaatatcaggaggtcagcgacttcagattcggagaaCAGCTtaaagttggagaggatagcttcgcagggtgGTCCAGCATGAACCGAGCAGGTTGATGTTGAGAATTTACCATTGatcactttgactttgtctctgaaaaacaaagcaaagtcttcagcagtgagagaagagggaggaggaggtggcaggagACACAAaaaggatgagaaggtggcaaagagtctgtgttgttttttggatggagactgtattttgttgtggaaaaaggaggttttagctgaagagaagctaaaactgaaaagcagctaagagtgactggtaagcatccaggtccgatggagttttggatttacgccatcttcactctgcagcccgcagtttggtcctgttagcacgtaacatgtcagacagccatggggtagcgatagggcatgctggtctagaagacaaaggacagaaagagtcaagggaggaagataaggcagagaggaaagtgttagtggcatcatctgtagatagatctgagattGTGGAGCAGAAAGGAGAGCGGTCaaagtagcagaggcaaagcaggaaggtgagagattttaagttgcgacgaaaggtgacaacgggtacAGGAAGAGAcaaggagttagtggtgagggagggttgaaaggaaatgaagaagtggtcagagacatgcagtggagtgacagagaggacgggacagccatagttgcgggaaaatacaaggtcaagacagttgaccgctttgtgagtagcaggggattgggacagggagaaatcaaaggactgtaggagtaACAGAAgactgcttgcatgaatgtcatcgacatgcaggttgaagtcacccaggagaatcagcggagagttgtcccctggcagagagctcaacaagatgtcaaggtcatccaagaagcagccaagagagcaataaaggacaaccacaacaagagtgattggggcagtgataaagacagcatgccattcaaaggaggacagatcatgcaagtgaagaggaagaacagagtattcccactggggagag contains these protein-coding regions:
- the LOC108941949 gene encoding synaptotagmin-16-like, with protein sequence MASDITPEAIGFLSAVAVFVVLLAVLFLFINKKLCFSTVGGLPCLELHGKGRRSRSKGVPHLGLVDSYGEDDDRSTSSDSGDEVMKQFKISVSRSQSFHMAKAKKDQMAAIQDCHRHTSLLSDQGGNDNESSGNEAGSRRSGPGLQDSQICWDDQQEVIRTRDSVEGLELVVCQTSASNKGSFCQREMETAMDNLGYDDSEASESIPTWNTECHRLRGQCNLPSLCLHLSTCGNLMTHLEYKAKAQRLLVTVVEAQGMASKEHEDIEAWLVRVVLLPSRRRRHKTSMQQGSVLCFRETFRFSRLDPSELGRSTLRFRLYAVNHAAQESLVSQGLLHLDGLSLQGKMEAVVVLEPSSNIKLKPCTSGTNIISSNQFLSHGMGPKLLLGLAYNAITGRLSVELIKGCHFCSPGINRPPDTYGKLTLLDSVGQEISRCKSSMRRGQPHPVYKETFVFQVALFQLSDVTLLVSIYNRRSMKRKELLGWVSLGQNSSGHEEQLHWQGMKESQGQQVCRWYVLQES